From a region of the Pontixanthobacter gangjinensis genome:
- the dnaK gene encoding molecular chaperone DnaK: MAKVIGIDLGTTNSCIAVMDGGKPKVIENSEGARTTPSIVAFTKDGERLIGQPAKRQAVTNPDNTLFAIKRLIGRRFDDPMTKKDMDLVPYNIVKGKNGDAWVKAGDEDYSPSQVSAFILQKMKETAESYLGETVTQAVITVPAYFNDAQRQATKDAGQIAGLEVLRIINEPTAAALAYGMDKDDGKTIAVYDLGGGTFDVSVLEIGDGVFEVKSTNGDTFLGGEDFDNAIVEWLAAQFKKKENMDLKTDKLALQRLKEAAEKAKIELSSAQTTEVNLPFITARMEGGATTPLHLVENISRSDLEKMVGDLIKRTLEPCKKALADAGVDKGGIDEVILVGGMTRMPRVREIVKDFFGKEPHTGVNPDEVVAMGAAIQAGVLQGDVKDVLLLDVTPLSLGIETLGGVFTRMIDRNTTIPTKKSQTYSTAEDNQQAVTIRVFQGEREMAADNKMLGNFDLVGIPAAPRGVPQVEVTFDIDANGIVNVSAKDKGTGKEQQIRIQASGGLSDNDIDQMVQDAEKFAEEDKKRREQAESRNQADSLVHATEKQLEEHGDKISADLKSEVEAALAEAKTALEGEDLDAINAKSQALTEVAMKMGQEIYQQEQANAGSDGDAPSDGAEKADEEEVVDAEFSEVNEDENKG, from the coding sequence ATGGCTAAAGTAATCGGTATCGACCTCGGCACTACCAACTCCTGCATCGCCGTAATGGACGGCGGCAAGCCGAAGGTTATTGAAAATTCTGAAGGCGCGCGTACCACGCCTTCAATCGTCGCCTTCACCAAGGATGGCGAACGTCTGATCGGTCAGCCGGCCAAACGCCAGGCAGTGACCAATCCTGACAACACCCTATTCGCAATCAAGCGCCTGATCGGCCGCCGGTTCGACGATCCAATGACCAAGAAGGACATGGATCTGGTCCCCTACAACATCGTCAAAGGCAAAAATGGCGATGCGTGGGTCAAGGCTGGCGATGAAGATTACAGCCCTTCACAAGTTTCCGCTTTCATCTTGCAAAAGATGAAAGAGACCGCCGAGAGCTATCTTGGTGAAACAGTGACCCAAGCGGTCATTACCGTTCCTGCGTATTTCAATGACGCCCAGCGTCAGGCAACCAAAGATGCTGGCCAAATTGCTGGCCTCGAAGTTCTGCGCATTATCAACGAGCCAACTGCTGCGGCGCTGGCTTACGGTATGGACAAGGACGATGGCAAAACCATCGCAGTCTATGACCTTGGCGGCGGTACATTCGACGTGTCGGTTCTCGAAATCGGTGACGGCGTGTTCGAAGTTAAGTCCACCAACGGCGATACTTTCCTGGGCGGCGAAGATTTCGATAACGCAATTGTCGAATGGCTGGCAGCGCAGTTCAAGAAAAAAGAAAACATGGACCTCAAGACGGATAAGCTGGCGCTTCAACGTCTCAAGGAAGCCGCTGAAAAGGCAAAAATCGAGCTGTCCAGTGCGCAAACCACTGAAGTGAACTTGCCGTTCATTACCGCACGGATGGAGGGCGGGGCGACTACTCCGCTTCACCTCGTGGAAAACATCAGCCGTTCGGACCTCGAAAAGATGGTCGGTGATTTGATCAAGCGCACTCTTGAGCCTTGTAAGAAAGCTTTGGCTGATGCTGGCGTGGATAAAGGCGGAATTGACGAAGTTATTCTCGTCGGCGGGATGACCCGTATGCCGCGTGTTCGCGAAATCGTGAAAGACTTCTTCGGCAAAGAACCGCATACTGGCGTGAACCCTGATGAAGTGGTTGCAATGGGTGCTGCCATTCAGGCAGGCGTTTTGCAGGGCGATGTCAAAGACGTCCTGCTGCTCGATGTTACTCCGCTTTCGCTCGGTATCGAGACGCTTGGCGGCGTGTTCACGCGCATGATTGACCGCAACACGACAATCCCGACCAAAAAATCGCAGACCTACTCGACCGCTGAAGACAATCAGCAGGCCGTGACGATCCGTGTTTTCCAGGGCGAGCGTGAAATGGCCGCCGATAACAAAATGCTCGGCAATTTCGATCTGGTTGGTATCCCTGCTGCACCGCGCGGTGTTCCGCAAGTTGAGGTCACATTCGACATCGACGCCAACGGCATCGTGAACGTGTCGGCCAAAGACAAGGGTACTGGCAAGGAACAGCAAATCCGGATTCAGGCATCGGGCGGTCTGTCAGACAATGACATCGACCAGATGGTTCAGGATGCTGAGAAATTTGCCGAGGAAGACAAGAAGCGGCGTGAGCAGGCGGAATCCCGCAACCAGGCGGACAGCTTGGTGCACGCAACCGAGAAGCAGCTGGAAGAGCACGGTGACAAGATCTCCGCTGATCTGAAATCTGAAGTCGAGGCCGCTCTGGCAGAGGCGAAAACCGCGCTTGAGGGCGAAGACCTCGACGCGATTAATGCCAAGTCGCAAGCCTTGACCGAAGTTGCCATGAAAATGGGTCAGGAAATCTACCAGCAGGAACAGGCTAATGCCGGTTCTGACGGTGATGCGCCTTCCGATGGTGCTGAAAAGGCCGACGAAGAAGAAGTCGTTGATGCCGAATTTTCCGAAGTGAACGAAGACGAAAACAAAGGCTAA
- a CDS encoding PrnB family protein gives MKLSDYAMSRERGFLSSYEIDAVKLPARFDEVLKSASNLSGLITTGRVRHWLDQLPEPAIDEWLSDAPDEQIRTLMVHYSFLVQAYVWGEPTPPKHLPANLARPMVALADNLGQAPLLPYSGYVLDNWSRLDKSGPITLDNIYMYQNFAGGDDENWFVTIHVAIEAQAGVLLDNAAKLVGVAKAGDEAEAERLLLEMNTAWEGVYDVFKRMTERCDPYVYFHRVRPYIHGWANNAALDGGLIYEGVAKYEGKPQALRGQTGSQSSIVPSMDALFGVKHSDDPLRNFLDELHEYRPVNHRRFIEDLAAQSKLREFVEGSHSQSLKDAFNACVEQVARFRTRHLEYAASYINKQAGSISGNDPDVGTGGTPFMKYLKKHRDENREQVVS, from the coding sequence ATGAAATTATCCGACTATGCAATGTCGCGCGAGCGTGGCTTCCTTTCGTCCTATGAAATTGACGCAGTGAAGCTTCCGGCGCGGTTTGATGAAGTGCTTAAATCCGCAAGCAATCTCTCTGGCCTGATCACCACTGGCCGTGTCCGACATTGGCTTGACCAACTGCCGGAACCGGCCATCGACGAATGGCTGTCAGATGCCCCGGACGAACAAATTCGCACGCTGATGGTCCATTACAGCTTTCTTGTGCAAGCTTACGTCTGGGGCGAACCAACTCCGCCCAAGCACTTACCCGCGAACCTTGCGCGTCCGATGGTCGCGCTGGCAGACAATCTGGGTCAAGCACCCTTGCTCCCCTATTCCGGATATGTCCTCGACAATTGGTCTCGCCTCGACAAGTCAGGCCCGATCACCCTCGATAATATCTATATGTATCAGAATTTTGCTGGCGGAGATGATGAAAACTGGTTCGTCACGATCCACGTAGCCATCGAAGCGCAAGCGGGCGTGCTGCTAGATAATGCGGCCAAGCTGGTTGGTGTTGCCAAAGCCGGAGACGAAGCAGAAGCCGAGCGGCTGCTTCTCGAGATGAACACGGCTTGGGAAGGCGTCTACGACGTGTTCAAGCGAATGACCGAGCGCTGCGATCCCTATGTCTATTTCCACCGCGTCCGCCCATACATTCATGGCTGGGCCAACAATGCGGCGCTTGATGGCGGTCTGATTTACGAAGGCGTCGCCAAATATGAGGGCAAGCCGCAAGCCTTGCGCGGCCAGACCGGATCACAAAGTTCTATTGTTCCGTCGATGGATGCGCTGTTTGGTGTGAAGCACAGCGACGATCCCTTGCGCAATTTCCTCGATGAATTGCATGAATATCGTCCGGTCAATCACCGCAGGTTTATTGAAGATCTGGCTGCCCAATCAAAGCTGCGTGAATTTGTCGAAGGTTCGCATTCACAATCGCTCAAGGACGCGTTCAACGCCTGTGTCGAACAGGTCGCCCGCTTCCGCACCCGCCATCTTGAATATGCAGCAAGCTACATCAATAAACAGGCTGGCTCCATCTCTGGTAATGACCCCGATGTCGGCACCGGAGGCACGCCATTTATGAAATATCTGAAAAAGCACCGCGACGAAAACCGCGAACAGGTGGTTTCTTAA
- the radA gene encoding DNA repair protein RadA → MAKAKKRYVCQACGSVSHRWQGQCPDCAEWNTLSEDIPATVFSQKHNLGSGGRAVEFVDLDAPGEELKRRPTGLAEFDRALGGGLVPGSAILMGGDPGIGKSTLLLQAAAKIAKAGGSTVYVSGEEAAAQVRMRASRLGLADAPIKLAAATSVRDILTTLNGMDAPALLVIDSIQTMHSDTIEGAPGTVSQVRGCAFELIRYAKENGVAMVLVGHVTKDGSIAGPRVLEHMVDVVMSFEGERSHQYRILRALKNRFGAVDEIGVFAMAGAGLEEVSNPSMLFLSGRDEPLAGSAVFPALEGTRPVLIEVQALIVRLQSGATPRRAVVGWDNGRLAMLLAVLESRCGLNFSSAEVYLNVAGGYRLSDPAADLAVAAALVSALADKPLPTRSVWFGEVSLAGEIRPVAHAGLRLKESAKLGFKSGCGPFDADEKSGLKYHGLKQLANLVDQVVGSQ, encoded by the coding sequence ATGGCAAAGGCAAAAAAGCGGTACGTGTGTCAGGCATGTGGTTCGGTTTCGCACCGGTGGCAGGGGCAATGCCCGGACTGCGCGGAATGGAACACGCTGAGCGAGGATATTCCCGCAACTGTTTTTTCGCAAAAACATAATCTGGGCAGCGGTGGGCGGGCAGTAGAATTCGTCGATCTTGATGCACCTGGGGAAGAACTCAAACGTCGTCCGACGGGCTTAGCGGAATTTGATCGTGCACTGGGCGGCGGACTTGTCCCCGGATCTGCGATTTTAATGGGAGGCGACCCGGGCATCGGCAAGTCGACATTGCTGTTACAAGCCGCCGCTAAGATCGCCAAGGCTGGCGGCTCCACAGTCTATGTCAGCGGAGAAGAAGCTGCAGCGCAGGTAAGGATGCGTGCGTCAAGGTTGGGGTTGGCAGATGCGCCGATAAAACTTGCCGCGGCCACTTCTGTGCGGGACATTTTGACGACGCTGAACGGTATGGATGCACCCGCTCTACTGGTAATCGATTCGATCCAGACGATGCATTCGGACACCATCGAGGGTGCCCCGGGCACTGTTAGCCAAGTGCGCGGATGTGCTTTCGAGCTTATCCGCTATGCCAAGGAGAACGGCGTTGCGATGGTTCTTGTCGGACATGTGACCAAGGATGGCAGCATCGCAGGGCCGCGGGTTCTGGAACATATGGTCGATGTGGTGATGAGCTTCGAAGGTGAAAGAAGCCATCAATATCGGATCCTGCGTGCGCTCAAGAACCGGTTTGGCGCAGTTGATGAAATTGGCGTATTCGCAATGGCTGGCGCGGGGCTGGAGGAGGTATCCAATCCCTCAATGCTGTTTCTGTCGGGCCGTGACGAGCCGCTCGCCGGAAGCGCAGTATTCCCCGCGCTGGAAGGCACAAGGCCGGTCTTGATCGAAGTTCAGGCATTGATTGTTCGTTTGCAAAGCGGGGCGACGCCGCGCCGCGCTGTGGTTGGTTGGGATAATGGCCGTTTGGCGATGTTACTGGCGGTGCTGGAATCGCGCTGCGGATTAAATTTCAGCTCTGCAGAAGTCTATTTGAACGTGGCTGGAGGATATCGCCTGTCCGATCCAGCGGCGGATTTAGCCGTCGCAGCGGCTCTGGTTTCTGCGCTTGCAGACAAGCCGTTACCAACGCGAAGTGTCTGGTTTGGCGAAGTTTCTCTGGCTGGCGAGATACGGCCCGTGGCCCATGCCGGGCTGCGTCTGAAAGAATCCGCCAAGCTAGGTTTCAAGAGTGGTTGCGGACCTTTTGACGCGGACGAAAAATCGGGTCTTAAATATCACGGACTAAAACAATTGGCGAACCTCGTTGACCAAGTCGTAGGTTCGCAATAA
- a CDS encoding vgr related protein has product MTPGEIELSNSVFGDAIDYTQVKIRRRKWFPFQPKRVTMAPRGHIHFHPDGKSYCDDFSAESLSRQGLFIHEMVHVWQTQTKGEWYLVLNRRPWSRYDYSLKPGWKLESYGIEQQAEIVKHAFWLRNGARVAGVSDKSAYDLVVNFPGAS; this is encoded by the coding sequence TTGACGCCTGGAGAAATCGAGCTCTCCAATAGCGTGTTTGGTGATGCGATTGACTATACTCAGGTGAAAATCCGCCGCAGGAAATGGTTTCCGTTCCAGCCAAAACGCGTGACTATGGCGCCGCGCGGCCATATTCATTTCCATCCGGACGGCAAAAGCTATTGCGATGATTTTTCAGCTGAAAGCCTATCTCGCCAAGGGCTGTTCATTCACGAAATGGTCCATGTCTGGCAAACCCAGACCAAGGGTGAGTGGTATCTGGTGCTGAACCGCCGGCCCTGGTCGCGGTATGATTACAGCTTGAAACCGGGTTGGAAGCTCGAAAGCTACGGGATCGAACAACAGGCGGAGATCGTCAAACATGCTTTTTGGTTGCGTAACGGAGCGAGAGTCGCCGGTGTTTCCGACAAAAGCGCCTATGATCTGGTCGTAAATTTCCCTGGCGCAAGCTAG
- a CDS encoding copper chaperone PCu(A)C codes for MTTRFFASLALGIATFGLSACDSASDEAEVTAAPEGVAGLTITNGRMVLPAVNGRPAAVYFDLAYDGDDNQTVSAIYVEGAENAMMHEYAEKDFKVQMIPLESLDLTKGVKVSFEPGGKHGMAMSVSPELSAGGKTEVTLIMADGDKTTFVADIKSAGDER; via the coding sequence GTGACCACACGTTTTTTTGCAAGTCTTGCTCTTGGGATTGCAACTTTCGGCCTGAGCGCTTGCGATTCTGCTAGTGATGAAGCCGAAGTTACTGCCGCACCCGAAGGGGTTGCGGGACTGACAATCACCAACGGCCGAATGGTTTTGCCTGCCGTCAATGGCAGACCCGCCGCAGTCTATTTCGATCTTGCTTACGACGGGGATGACAACCAGACAGTGAGCGCGATTTATGTCGAAGGCGCTGAAAACGCGATGATGCACGAATATGCCGAGAAAGACTTCAAGGTTCAGATGATTCCGCTGGAATCGCTCGACCTGACCAAGGGCGTGAAAGTATCTTTCGAGCCCGGCGGCAAACACGGTATGGCGATGAGCGTTTCTCCTGAACTAAGCGCAGGCGGAAAGACCGAGGTAACTTTGATCATGGCCGATGGTGACAAGACCACGTTCGTAGCGGACATTAAAAGTGCCGGGGATGAACGCTGA
- the dnaJ gene encoding molecular chaperone DnaJ yields the protein MSSTIDFYELLEVSRDADDKTIKSSYRRIAMQCHPDRNPGDAEAESKFKSVSAAYDCLKDPQKRAAYDRFGHEAFQQGMGGGGQGQQGDFGDIGDIFETIFGSAFGGGGGRQQPRRGADLRYDMQIDLGDAFHGKKTEIEIEVSQSCETCSGSGAQPGTGTRGCNLCNGHGKVRAKQGFFVVERPCPNCNGRGEVIEKPCDDCRGEGRSDQAQALEVEIPPGVDTGTRIRLSGKGEAGPRGAPAGDLYIFIHIKEHSVFEREGTTLLTRVPISFSTAALGGCVEIPDLDGETNSVDIPAGIQSGKQLRVRGAGMPVLQGRGRGDLVVEIAVETPTKLSKAQKEILQQFRDTETGDECPESRGFFDKLKDVFGA from the coding sequence ATGTCTTCAACCATAGATTTTTACGAGCTTCTTGAAGTCTCGCGTGATGCTGACGATAAGACGATCAAATCGTCCTATCGCCGGATCGCAATGCAATGCCACCCGGACCGCAATCCAGGTGACGCTGAAGCGGAATCGAAGTTCAAATCGGTCAGCGCGGCCTATGATTGTCTGAAAGACCCACAAAAGCGCGCGGCATATGACCGTTTCGGCCATGAGGCATTCCAACAGGGAATGGGTGGTGGAGGCCAAGGCCAGCAGGGTGATTTTGGCGATATCGGCGATATCTTCGAAACAATCTTCGGCAGCGCATTTGGCGGCGGTGGCGGCCGGCAACAGCCACGCCGGGGGGCAGATCTGCGCTATGACATGCAGATCGACCTTGGTGATGCATTCCACGGCAAAAAGACCGAAATCGAAATTGAAGTTTCCCAAAGCTGTGAGACTTGCAGCGGTTCAGGCGCGCAGCCGGGCACTGGCACTCGCGGCTGCAATTTGTGCAATGGCCACGGCAAAGTTCGTGCAAAACAGGGTTTCTTTGTGGTCGAACGCCCATGCCCAAACTGCAACGGGCGCGGCGAAGTCATCGAAAAACCGTGCGATGACTGCCGAGGCGAGGGCCGCTCCGATCAGGCGCAGGCGCTCGAAGTCGAGATTCCACCAGGTGTTGATACAGGGACACGGATCAGGCTGTCAGGCAAGGGCGAAGCGGGGCCGCGCGGGGCGCCAGCTGGCGATCTGTACATCTTCATTCATATTAAGGAACATTCTGTATTCGAACGAGAGGGCACAACATTGCTCACGCGCGTTCCGATCAGTTTTTCCACCGCGGCGCTTGGCGGATGTGTTGAAATTCCCGACCTTGATGGAGAGACCAACTCGGTCGATATTCCCGCAGGCATCCAATCTGGCAAGCAATTGCGTGTGCGCGGTGCAGGTATGCCCGTGCTGCAAGGTCGCGGCCGAGGTGATCTGGTAGTTGAAATTGCGGTCGAAACTCCGACCAAACTAAGCAAAGCGCAGAAGGAAATTCTTCAGCAATTCCGCGACACGGAAACCGGTGATGAATGCCCGGAAAGCCGGGGCTTCTTCGACAAGCTAAAAGACGTTTTTGGCGCTTAA
- a CDS encoding patatin-like protein yields the protein MRQKELRLALICYGGVSLAVYMHGVTKEVWKLAKASRAFHADEARSEGVQGVYRDMLECIEKDHGLKLRVLPDILTGASAGGINAVYLAQAIHSGQSLEPLTELWLECADVDRLVHPDARPMWRFAKFWAQPFASWLLKRPGNAVSESVAPETRAEVRRKVSHLVRGRWFEPPFSGLGFSKLLHSALTAMEKAPLEKPLLPPGHPIDLMVTATDFRGHVEMLRLNSPAIVEESEHRLPVSFSANVPSEPGQPLANPLELTFAARATASFPGAFPPLQLQEIDSLKKARGTEWANRENFCQRIMPVHCKNGVTESVALIDGSVLINAPFGAAMNALKGRPAQREVDRRFVYIDPRPDRFDAADEKLKKPVGFFAAIFGSLSAIPREQPIRDNLEELEEQSREAQTLRRMVMALRPEVERNVEKLFGRTLFLNGPTPKRLAGWRNKAQQAAAIGSGFAFSSYAQAKFTGIVEELAQITFDAATELGLPDRAPISAALFAELDRRGLNILSGENGRASEAAINFFRAHDLGFRIRRLRLLARRLARDWEADPDIPDEALEAARKTIYDILALYFEQEKPHNLGEEFPALAANVLQEPGPVLHLLAQRRLLEETDQRAEEMLSKSLESMPEDLRRRMLLTYLGFPFYDVATFPLVRNKGLTEFDPVKVDRISPDDARSIRDGGTSATLRGTEFYNFGAFFSRAYRENDYLWGRLHGAERMIDLICSTLDAHQFEGHEGVHQIQRFKRQAFLAVLDEEEDRLTADPRLLSQIRSEVLERLG from the coding sequence ATGAGGCAAAAAGAACTCCGACTTGCTCTGATTTGTTACGGCGGAGTCAGCCTAGCGGTTTACATGCACGGCGTGACCAAAGAGGTCTGGAAGCTCGCCAAAGCAAGCCGAGCATTTCACGCAGACGAGGCCCGTTCCGAAGGCGTGCAAGGCGTTTATCGCGATATGCTCGAATGCATCGAAAAAGACCACGGCCTGAAATTGCGTGTACTGCCTGATATCCTGACAGGAGCGAGCGCAGGCGGTATCAACGCAGTATATCTCGCTCAGGCAATCCATTCAGGGCAATCGTTGGAACCGCTGACAGAGCTTTGGCTCGAATGCGCTGACGTTGACCGCTTGGTTCATCCTGACGCACGGCCGATGTGGCGCTTTGCCAAGTTCTGGGCGCAACCTTTTGCAAGCTGGCTGCTGAAGCGACCGGGCAATGCGGTATCGGAGAGCGTTGCACCCGAAACCCGCGCTGAGGTGCGGCGGAAGGTTTCTCACTTGGTCCGCGGGCGGTGGTTCGAGCCACCTTTTTCGGGGCTCGGGTTTTCTAAATTGCTTCACAGCGCGTTGACCGCAATGGAAAAAGCACCATTGGAAAAACCACTGCTGCCACCGGGTCATCCGATTGATTTGATGGTCACCGCGACAGATTTTCGCGGTCATGTAGAGATGCTCCGGCTCAACAGCCCGGCCATTGTAGAGGAAAGCGAACACCGGCTGCCGGTCAGCTTTAGCGCGAACGTGCCGAGCGAACCCGGTCAGCCCCTGGCCAATCCCCTCGAATTAACTTTCGCCGCCAGAGCCACAGCAAGTTTTCCCGGTGCCTTCCCGCCTTTGCAACTTCAAGAGATTGACAGTCTAAAGAAAGCCCGCGGCACTGAATGGGCAAATAGAGAAAACTTCTGCCAGCGAATTATGCCAGTGCATTGCAAAAATGGTGTCACAGAGAGCGTCGCCTTAATTGATGGTTCGGTGCTGATTAATGCGCCATTCGGGGCGGCAATGAACGCGCTAAAGGGTAGGCCTGCACAGCGTGAGGTGGATAGACGGTTTGTATATATTGATCCCCGCCCAGACCGGTTTGATGCAGCAGACGAGAAACTAAAAAAACCGGTTGGATTCTTCGCGGCCATATTCGGCTCACTTTCCGCCATTCCGCGTGAGCAACCCATCCGCGATAATTTGGAAGAATTGGAAGAGCAGTCACGCGAGGCGCAAACTTTGCGCAGGATGGTGATGGCACTTCGGCCCGAAGTCGAACGCAATGTCGAAAAGCTGTTTGGACGCACGTTGTTCCTCAATGGCCCAACACCTAAACGCTTGGCCGGATGGCGAAATAAAGCCCAACAAGCGGCCGCCATCGGCAGCGGTTTCGCGTTCAGTTCTTACGCCCAGGCGAAATTTACCGGTATCGTCGAGGAGCTCGCCCAGATCACCTTTGACGCGGCCACAGAATTGGGGTTGCCAGATCGGGCACCAATAAGCGCTGCTTTGTTTGCGGAATTGGACCGCCGGGGCCTCAACATTCTGTCTGGCGAGAATGGGCGTGCAAGCGAGGCTGCAATTAATTTCTTCCGCGCGCATGATCTCGGTTTCCGGATCAGGCGGTTACGCTTGCTAGCACGCCGACTTGCCCGCGATTGGGAAGCAGATCCGGATATTCCGGATGAGGCTTTAGAAGCTGCGCGCAAGACAATATACGACATCCTTGCATTGTATTTTGAACAAGAGAAACCTCACAATTTGGGGGAAGAGTTTCCTGCTCTGGCAGCGAATGTCTTGCAGGAACCCGGGCCGGTCTTGCACCTCTTGGCCCAACGGCGCTTGCTTGAGGAAACCGATCAAAGAGCAGAGGAAATGCTCTCAAAATCGCTTGAATCCATGCCGGAAGACCTGCGCCGCAGAATGCTGCTGACTTACCTCGGTTTCCCATTTTATGACGTCGCGACGTTTCCGCTGGTACGGAACAAGGGTCTCACAGAGTTCGACCCGGTCAAGGTGGACCGAATTTCGCCTGACGATGCGAGGTCAATTCGAGACGGGGGCACTAGCGCCACCTTGCGCGGCACGGAATTCTACAATTTCGGCGCATTTTTCAGCCGCGCCTACCGGGAAAACGATTATCTTTGGGGCCGGCTCCATGGGGCCGAGCGAATGATTGATTTGATCTGTTCCACCCTCGATGCTCACCAATTTGAAGGTCATGAGGGCGTCCATCAAATCCAGCGGTTCAAGCGGCAGGCATTTCTAGCCGTTCTGGATGAAGAGGAAGACCGGCTGACCGCCGATCCTCGCTTGCTCAGCCAGATACGCTCGGAAGTTCTTGAACGCCTGGGTTAA
- a CDS encoding CvpA family protein: MTGFDIIVLIIVGVAAVGGFMRGLVQEVLSLSAWILALFAIHYLHTPLYHAMGGYLGWTTAVAVLAFALLLLVPYAAMKLIAGRAGDASRASILGPIDRVLGFGFGAIKGALIVVLAFSLLVLGYDTAWGIAGRPTWITTARTYPVVNASTDSLVQMIQQRRSVLRSEEEEN, from the coding sequence ATGACCGGTTTTGATATTATCGTCCTGATTATAGTCGGCGTTGCAGCTGTCGGCGGATTTATGCGCGGTTTGGTGCAGGAGGTGCTTTCGCTTTCAGCATGGATTTTGGCGCTCTTCGCGATTCATTATCTACATACGCCGCTCTATCACGCAATGGGAGGCTATTTGGGCTGGACCACCGCCGTTGCTGTGCTGGCCTTCGCCTTGCTGTTGCTGGTGCCATATGCGGCTATGAAACTAATCGCGGGACGGGCAGGGGACGCGTCGCGCGCTTCAATTCTTGGCCCGATTGATCGCGTGCTGGGGTTTGGATTCGGCGCGATCAAGGGCGCGCTGATAGTGGTGCTTGCCTTCTCGCTGTTGGTGCTTGGTTATGATACCGCTTGGGGTATCGCTGGCAGGCCCACATGGATTACCACCGCGCGTACTTATCCTGTCGTGAATGCCAGCACTGATTCATTGGTACAGATGATCCAACAGCGCAGATCGGTTTTACGTTCTGAAGAGGAAGAGAATTGA